One Tessaracoccus lacteus DNA window includes the following coding sequences:
- a CDS encoding energy-coupling factor ABC transporter permease: MHIAEGFLPPLECAVWYAASAPFVIHGARAVIRKAKESPENKLLLAAAGAFTFVLSAIKLPSVTGSSSHPTGTGAGAVLFGPPVMAFLGTIVLLFQALLLAHGGITTLGANVFSMAIAGPWAGYACWKLVKKFGGPMWLGVFLAFFFADLVTYVVTSFQLAIAYPDEVTGLLGAAAKFLGIFAVTQIPLAIAEGVLGILLFGFFARVAPDQMIRLGVMPQTEKAAAHV, translated from the coding sequence ATGCATATCGCTGAGGGATTTCTCCCTCCCCTCGAGTGTGCCGTGTGGTATGCCGCCAGTGCACCCTTCGTCATCCACGGCGCCCGCGCCGTGATCCGCAAGGCCAAGGAATCGCCGGAGAACAAGCTGCTGCTCGCGGCCGCCGGCGCCTTCACCTTCGTCCTGTCCGCCATCAAGCTGCCGTCCGTGACCGGCTCGTCGTCGCACCCGACGGGCACCGGCGCCGGAGCCGTGCTCTTCGGACCGCCTGTGATGGCCTTCCTCGGCACCATCGTCCTGCTCTTCCAGGCGCTGCTGCTGGCGCACGGCGGCATCACCACGCTGGGCGCCAACGTGTTCTCCATGGCGATCGCCGGCCCGTGGGCGGGCTACGCGTGCTGGAAGCTCGTGAAGAAGTTCGGCGGTCCCATGTGGCTCGGCGTCTTCCTCGCCTTCTTCTTCGCCGACCTGGTGACGTACGTCGTGACCAGCTTCCAGCTGGCCATCGCGTACCCGGATGAGGTCACCGGCCTGCTGGGCGCCGCAGCCAAGTTCCTCGGCATCTTCGCCGTCACGCAGATCCCGCTGGCCATCGCCGAGGGTGTCCTCGGCATCCTGCTGTTCGGGTTCTTCGCGCGCGTCGCGCCCGACCAGATGATCCGCCTGGGCGTCATGCCCCAGACCGAGAAGGCGGCCGCACATGTTTAA
- a CDS encoding precorrin-8X methylmutase, giving the protein MSNPYLRTGSEIYEESFRIIRAETDLTRFPADVSRAVVRMVHAAGDPSIADDVAFTPGVVAAANAALRAGAPILCDSSMVATGIISSRLPARNDVVCHIKDEAIARDAAYRGITKTMAAVDAWAPRLDGAVVAIGNAPTALFRLLEVVAETGARPAAVIGIPVGFVGAAESKEALIESPLGLEYLVVRGRRGGSAMTVAAVNAIASTDELTNTSRQD; this is encoded by the coding sequence GTGTCGAACCCCTACCTGCGCACCGGCTCCGAGATCTACGAGGAGTCCTTCCGGATCATCCGCGCCGAGACCGATCTGACCCGTTTCCCCGCGGACGTGAGCCGCGCCGTCGTCCGCATGGTGCACGCCGCGGGCGACCCGTCCATCGCCGACGACGTCGCCTTCACCCCCGGTGTCGTCGCGGCGGCCAACGCCGCCCTGCGTGCCGGGGCCCCGATCCTGTGCGACTCGTCGATGGTGGCCACCGGCATCATCTCGTCGCGGCTGCCCGCCCGCAACGACGTCGTGTGTCACATCAAGGACGAGGCCATCGCGCGCGACGCCGCCTATCGCGGCATCACCAAGACCATGGCCGCCGTCGACGCGTGGGCCCCGCGGCTCGACGGCGCGGTCGTGGCCATCGGCAACGCCCCGACGGCACTGTTCCGGCTGCTCGAGGTCGTCGCCGAGACGGGCGCCCGGCCGGCCGCGGTGATCGGCATCCCCGTCGGCTTCGTGGGCGCCGCCGAGTCGAAGGAGGCCCTGATCGAGTCTCCGCTGGGCCTGGAGTACCTCGTGGTGCGCGGCCGCCGGGGCGGCAGCGCCATGACGGTGGCGGCCGTCAACGCCATCGCCAGCACCGACGAGCTGACCAACACCTCCCGACAGGACTGA
- a CDS encoding CbiX/SirB N-terminal domain-containing protein, whose amino-acid sequence MSTPLIIAAHGTRDADGEQTCRRFVERVARALPDVKVGLGFVELNQPGIPQALTDIVDGEETRRAVVVPLMLGTGAHVRRDIPGFIAEALEEVPGARIDYAPHLGADPRLVDAVNQRIDAAMGDWRRDETCLVFVGRGAVVADANADHVRLARMHYEAGGWADVQECFIQVTRPSLPEGLDRAYAAGHRQLVVMGHWIFPGRLRSWTFQQAEAWAAAHPDARVRVAEVIGDCDELAAVVIDRYREAMPEAAAEGSPAYVAGLLLTGRRVVVVGGGVVSTRRVPKLIAAGARVTLVSPTATGALQALAAAGDVAWERREFAEGDLEGAWYVLADTDDPGVNARVVAEAERRHTFCVRADDAVQGTAYTAASRGVGHLTVAVVGDRNPRRSRHVLEAIVGSEDVRQAIAEPFRRN is encoded by the coding sequence ATGAGCACCCCCCTGATCATCGCCGCCCACGGCACCCGCGACGCCGACGGAGAGCAGACCTGCCGCCGGTTCGTCGAGCGCGTCGCGCGCGCGCTGCCCGATGTGAAGGTCGGCCTCGGCTTCGTCGAACTGAACCAGCCCGGCATCCCCCAGGCGCTCACCGACATCGTCGACGGCGAGGAGACCCGCCGGGCGGTCGTCGTCCCGCTGATGCTGGGTACCGGCGCCCACGTCCGCCGCGACATCCCCGGCTTCATCGCCGAGGCGCTCGAGGAGGTTCCCGGCGCCCGCATCGACTACGCGCCACACCTCGGCGCGGACCCCCGCCTTGTGGACGCCGTCAACCAGCGCATCGACGCCGCCATGGGGGACTGGCGGCGCGACGAGACGTGCCTGGTCTTCGTCGGACGCGGCGCCGTCGTGGCGGACGCGAACGCCGATCACGTGCGGCTGGCCCGCATGCACTACGAGGCGGGCGGCTGGGCCGACGTGCAGGAGTGCTTCATCCAGGTCACCCGACCCAGCCTTCCCGAGGGCCTCGACCGCGCCTACGCCGCCGGCCACCGCCAGCTCGTGGTAATGGGCCACTGGATCTTCCCCGGCCGGCTCCGTTCGTGGACGTTCCAGCAGGCCGAGGCCTGGGCCGCGGCGCACCCCGACGCGCGGGTCCGCGTCGCCGAGGTCATCGGCGACTGCGACGAGCTCGCGGCCGTCGTGATCGACCGGTACCGCGAGGCGATGCCCGAGGCCGCCGCTGAGGGGTCACCCGCCTACGTGGCCGGGCTGCTGCTGACCGGCCGCCGCGTCGTCGTGGTCGGCGGGGGAGTCGTCTCCACCCGCCGCGTGCCGAAGCTGATAGCGGCGGGTGCCCGCGTCACGCTCGTCTCCCCGACGGCCACCGGGGCGCTGCAGGCCCTCGCGGCAGCCGGGGATGTGGCATGGGAGCGCCGGGAGTTCGCGGAGGGCGACCTCGAGGGCGCCTGGTACGTGCTGGCCGACACCGACGACCCCGGCGTCAACGCCCGTGTGGTGGCAGAGGCCGAGCGCCGCCACACCTTCTGCGTGCGCGCCGACGACGCCGTACAGGGCACCGCGTACACGGCCGCGTCGCGGGGTGTCGGGCACCTGACGGTGGCGGTCGTCGGCGACCGCAACCCGCGGCGTTCCCGCCACGTGCTGGAGGCCATCGTCGGCTCCGAAGACGTGCGTCAGGCGATCGCGGAGCCGTTCCGGCGCAACTGA
- the cobJ gene encoding precorrin-3B C(17)-methyltransferase, translating to MIHVHGYLGGLSAETRALAASSALVVGGRRHLADLGVEPERQVVLGALTPAIERLAALGADEDALVIASGDPGFHGILRRLRLAGLPVTVAPAVSSVSAAFAAVALPWDDAIVVSAHGKPLDAAVEAASQHPKVGVLTSPHAGIRELAAALAGLGRHYVLAERLGEADQRVRVFTEQEAKAVADVEEPNVVLILDGTPDDTALISGEATGEGPHTPVVGQLTNSPAARRHADAIDKALGVTSRRYDGPAKVSLPRAWQDCDLIVSHLALGATTRLVAPLLKHKKTDPGVVVVDEAGRFAVPLVGGHAGGANDLARRIADGLGATPVLTTATDALNLPALDTLGWAYSGDVAGVTRALIDGEPVAVEKAHGWPLPPLPANVAVGAENPMARIVVTDTVSVPGSPLPTVVLHPKSLVVGMGCNRGTGVDVLHALLTETLEANDLAVESVAAITTVDAKAGEIGLIQLANRLGVPLKDYDAAELATFEVPTPSDAPLKAVGTPSVAEASVLARGADLIVTKQKNADATCAVGRIPARGKLSVVGLGPGARDLLTPRAVEALRSSTLIVGYGPYVKQIRDLARPGTTVFASKMGTEEERTARAIDAARAGENVSLVCGGDPAIYAMASPVLEQGTDGIDVDIVPGVTASLAASAILGAALGHDNATISLSDLHTPWDSIERRLHGAAVGDFVVALYNPRSKKRTAHLPRALEILGSHRQPSTPIAVVQQACRPRQKVIMSTLGEFRPEWVDMNSIVIVGSSTTRYVTSGGGEQRMVTPRDYQWMPHTAQTDSEEKTR from the coding sequence ATGATCCACGTCCACGGCTACCTCGGCGGCCTCAGCGCCGAGACGCGCGCGCTGGCCGCCAGCTCGGCGCTGGTCGTCGGTGGCCGCCGCCACCTCGCCGACCTCGGCGTCGAGCCCGAACGGCAGGTCGTGCTCGGGGCGCTGACCCCGGCCATCGAGCGCCTCGCGGCCCTCGGCGCGGATGAGGACGCCCTCGTCATCGCCAGCGGCGACCCCGGCTTCCACGGCATCCTGCGTCGGCTGCGGCTGGCCGGGCTGCCGGTCACCGTGGCGCCCGCCGTCAGCTCGGTCTCCGCGGCCTTCGCCGCCGTCGCGCTGCCCTGGGACGACGCCATCGTCGTCTCCGCGCACGGCAAGCCCCTCGACGCGGCGGTCGAGGCCGCCTCGCAGCACCCGAAGGTCGGCGTCCTGACCTCCCCGCACGCCGGGATCCGCGAGCTCGCCGCCGCGCTGGCCGGGCTGGGCAGGCACTACGTGCTGGCCGAGCGCCTCGGCGAGGCCGACCAGCGGGTCCGCGTCTTCACCGAGCAGGAGGCCAAGGCCGTCGCGGACGTCGAGGAGCCTAACGTGGTCCTCATCCTCGACGGCACCCCGGACGACACCGCGCTCATCTCGGGCGAGGCGACGGGGGAGGGCCCACACACGCCCGTGGTCGGGCAGCTCACCAACTCGCCGGCCGCCCGGCGGCACGCGGACGCGATCGACAAGGCGCTCGGCGTGACGTCCCGCCGCTACGACGGTCCTGCGAAGGTCTCGCTGCCGAGGGCGTGGCAGGACTGCGACCTGATCGTCAGCCACCTCGCGCTCGGCGCCACCACCCGGCTCGTCGCGCCGCTGCTGAAGCACAAGAAGACAGACCCGGGCGTCGTCGTGGTCGACGAGGCCGGCCGCTTCGCGGTTCCGCTGGTCGGCGGCCACGCCGGCGGCGCCAACGACCTGGCCCGCCGCATCGCCGACGGCCTCGGCGCCACCCCGGTCCTGACCACCGCGACCGACGCGCTGAACCTGCCGGCTCTCGACACGCTCGGCTGGGCCTACTCGGGGGACGTGGCCGGCGTGACCCGCGCCCTGATCGACGGCGAACCCGTCGCGGTCGAGAAGGCCCATGGCTGGCCGCTGCCCCCGCTACCCGCCAATGTGGCGGTCGGCGCCGAGAACCCGATGGCCCGCATCGTCGTGACGGACACCGTCTCGGTGCCGGGCTCGCCGCTGCCGACCGTCGTGCTGCACCCGAAGAGCCTCGTGGTGGGCATGGGCTGCAACCGCGGCACCGGCGTGGACGTGCTGCACGCGCTGCTCACCGAGACCCTCGAGGCGAACGATCTCGCGGTCGAGTCGGTCGCGGCGATCACGACCGTCGACGCGAAGGCCGGGGAGATCGGCCTGATCCAGCTCGCCAACCGGCTCGGCGTGCCGCTCAAGGACTACGACGCGGCCGAGCTCGCGACCTTCGAGGTGCCCACGCCCAGCGACGCCCCGCTGAAGGCCGTCGGCACGCCGTCGGTCGCGGAGGCCTCCGTGCTGGCCCGCGGAGCCGACCTGATCGTCACCAAGCAGAAGAACGCGGACGCCACCTGCGCCGTCGGGCGCATCCCGGCTCGCGGGAAGCTGAGCGTCGTGGGTCTCGGCCCCGGCGCCCGCGACCTGCTGACGCCCCGCGCCGTCGAGGCGCTGCGCTCCTCCACTCTGATCGTCGGCTACGGCCCCTACGTCAAGCAGATCCGCGACCTCGCACGCCCCGGCACCACGGTCTTCGCGTCCAAGATGGGCACAGAGGAGGAACGGACGGCCAGGGCGATCGACGCGGCCCGCGCCGGCGAGAACGTGTCGCTGGTCTGCGGCGGGGACCCGGCCATCTACGCGATGGCCAGCCCGGTCCTGGAGCAGGGCACCGACGGCATCGACGTCGACATCGTGCCGGGCGTCACCGCGAGCCTGGCGGCCTCCGCCATCCTCGGCGCGGCGCTCGGCCACGACAACGCGACCATCTCGCTGTCCGACCTGCACACCCCCTGGGACAGCATCGAGCGCCGCCTGCACGGCGCGGCGGTCGGCGACTTCGTCGTCGCGCTCTACAACCCGCGCAGCAAGAAGCGGACCGCGCACCTGCCGCGGGCGCTGGAGATCCTCGGCTCCCACCGGCAGCCGTCGACGCCGATCGCCGTCGTGCAACAGGCCTGCCGGCCCCGCCAGAAGGTCATCATGAGCACGCTGGGCGAGTTCCGCCCCGAATGGGTCGACATGAACTCCATCGTCATCGTCGGCTCCAGCACCACCCGGTACGTCACCTCCGGCGGCGGCGAGCAGCGCATGGTGACGCCCCGCGACTACCAGTGGATGCCGCACACCGCCCAGACCGACTCCGAGGAGAAGACCAGATGA
- the cobM gene encoding precorrin-4 C(11)-methyltransferase has protein sequence MKRGKVIFVGAGPGADDLITMRGSRAIAEADIVIWASSLVHPGIVAGARPDALVVDSASEALEDTAIHYRRAAEEGLTVARVHTGDPSIYGATGEQYEMCRQLGLDYETIPGVSAYSATAARMNAEITIPEVSQSFILTRLEGGRTPMPPKETVRSFAAHGATMALYLSAARNKVLQEELLAGGYDPATPCIIGYRVSWPDEMMIRCRLDELSERMREHKLWKHTIVMVGPALAEGHSGTRSHLYHPGFRHEYRAAEPEAQQELRAHGAGAVDLSKEN, from the coding sequence GTGAAGCGCGGCAAGGTCATCTTCGTGGGAGCCGGCCCCGGCGCCGACGACCTCATCACGATGCGCGGGTCACGGGCCATCGCCGAGGCGGACATCGTGATCTGGGCGTCCAGCCTCGTCCACCCCGGCATCGTCGCCGGTGCCCGGCCCGACGCGCTGGTCGTCGACTCCGCCAGCGAGGCGCTGGAGGACACCGCCATCCACTACCGGCGCGCAGCCGAGGAGGGCCTGACCGTCGCCCGGGTGCACACCGGCGACCCGTCCATCTACGGCGCCACCGGCGAGCAGTACGAGATGTGCCGCCAGCTCGGCCTGGACTACGAGACCATCCCCGGCGTCTCCGCCTACTCCGCCACAGCCGCCCGGATGAACGCCGAGATCACCATTCCCGAGGTCTCCCAGTCGTTCATCCTCACCCGGTTGGAGGGCGGCCGCACGCCCATGCCGCCGAAGGAGACCGTGAGGTCGTTCGCCGCCCACGGCGCCACCATGGCCCTGTACCTGTCCGCGGCCCGCAACAAGGTGCTGCAGGAGGAACTGTTGGCCGGCGGTTACGACCCGGCGACGCCCTGCATCATCGGCTACCGGGTCAGCTGGCCCGACGAGATGATGATCCGCTGCCGCCTAGACGAGCTGTCCGAGCGGATGCGCGAGCACAAGCTGTGGAAGCACACCATCGTGATGGTCGGCCCCGCGCTGGCCGAGGGCCACAGCGGTACCCGCTCACACCTGTACCACCCCGGCTTCCGGCACGAGTACCGCGCCGCCGAGCCCGAGGCCCAGCAGGAGCTCCGCGCGCACGGCGCCGGCGCCGTCGATCTCTCCAAGGAGAACTGA
- the cobI gene encoding precorrin-2 C(20)-methyltransferase — protein MPLTHMRPRLIGIGVGPGDPDLITVKALSALCAADAILVPATEASGDGPGRAEQIVVAAAPEVAHAIVRVPFSMADRSGVTDRRREAWQTSADAALAAYARGARTVAFATVGDPSVYSTFSYLAAYVADRVADLEIEVVPGITAMQALAAESRTPLVEGTETLALVPVTAGLDVLGRVLDTVDTVVAYKGGRRMPEVAGQLRERGRDAVVGVNVGLERQELFGLDRLEADRKVGYFSTVIIPARRDGQETGGRL, from the coding sequence ATGCCGCTCACTCACATGCGCCCGCGCCTCATCGGCATCGGCGTCGGCCCCGGCGACCCCGACCTCATCACAGTCAAGGCGCTCTCCGCGCTGTGCGCCGCCGACGCCATCCTCGTGCCCGCCACGGAGGCCTCGGGAGACGGCCCCGGCCGCGCGGAGCAGATCGTGGTGGCCGCGGCCCCGGAGGTGGCGCACGCCATCGTGCGCGTCCCCTTCTCCATGGCCGACCGCAGCGGGGTCACCGACCGCCGTCGGGAGGCCTGGCAGACCTCCGCCGACGCGGCGCTCGCCGCCTACGCCCGCGGCGCGCGGACCGTCGCGTTCGCCACCGTCGGCGACCCGAGCGTCTACTCGACCTTCTCGTACCTGGCCGCCTACGTCGCCGACCGGGTTGCGGACCTCGAGATCGAGGTCGTGCCCGGCATCACCGCCATGCAGGCGCTGGCCGCCGAGTCGCGCACGCCGCTGGTCGAGGGCACCGAGACGCTGGCGCTGGTTCCGGTGACCGCAGGCCTCGACGTGCTGGGCCGCGTCCTCGACACCGTCGACACCGTCGTCGCCTACAAGGGGGGCCGTCGGATGCCGGAGGTCGCTGGACAGCTCAGGGAGCGAGGCCGCGACGCCGTCGTCGGCGTCAACGTCGGCCTCGAACGGCAGGAGCTGTTCGGCCTCGACAGGCTCGAGGCCGACCGCAAGGTCGGATATTTCAGCACGGTGATCATCCCCGCGAGGCGGGACGGTCAGGAGACAGGAGGCAGGCTGTGA
- a CDS encoding cobyric acid synthase, whose amino-acid sequence MTGLLIAGTSSDAGKSLFVTGLCRVARRRGIDVAPFKAQNMSNNSMVCPDGSEIGRAQYLQALAAGVTPTSILNPVLLKPGTDRRSFVVLRGQPHGMLEAGEYTTGRRHLAEAAFAAYEELAREHELVICEGAGSPAEINLRVGDYTNMGLARQFDLPVALIGDIDRGGVLASIFGTWGLLDDDDRALLAGFIINKFRGDESILAPGLEEITRRTGLADFGTLPWLEGVWIDGEDALEVGRWRHDAASTSPDDLSVAAVRLPRISNATDVDALAQEPGVDVVVTVDPREVERADIVVLPGSRSTLGDLAWLRSTGIADVIAARVATGRPVLGICGGFQMLARTIDDPVEGDGIADGLGALPVDVVFHADKVLGTPRGAWRGIPVDGYTIHHGRPVIDPGHEDFLGGVHEGVVWGTMWHGAFECDDFRRAWLVDAAREAGRDWEPSGKSVGFAALRERMIDTTADAIEHRIDVDALLGLAR is encoded by the coding sequence ATGACCGGTCTGCTCATCGCCGGCACGTCCTCGGACGCCGGCAAGTCGCTGTTCGTGACCGGCCTTTGCCGCGTCGCCCGCCGCCGCGGCATCGACGTCGCGCCGTTCAAGGCGCAGAACATGAGCAACAACTCGATGGTCTGCCCCGACGGTTCCGAGATCGGCCGGGCGCAGTACCTGCAGGCGCTGGCCGCCGGCGTCACGCCGACCTCCATCCTCAACCCGGTGCTGCTGAAGCCGGGCACCGACCGGAGATCCTTCGTCGTGCTCCGCGGCCAGCCGCACGGGATGCTCGAGGCCGGGGAGTACACCACCGGCCGTCGACACCTGGCCGAGGCCGCGTTCGCGGCGTACGAGGAACTGGCCCGCGAGCACGAGCTGGTCATCTGCGAAGGCGCCGGGTCGCCCGCGGAGATCAACCTCAGGGTCGGCGACTACACCAACATGGGCCTGGCCAGGCAGTTCGACCTTCCCGTCGCGCTCATCGGCGACATCGACCGCGGGGGAGTGCTGGCCTCCATCTTCGGCACCTGGGGTCTCCTCGACGATGATGACCGCGCGCTGCTCGCCGGCTTCATCATCAACAAGTTCCGCGGCGACGAGTCCATTCTCGCGCCCGGCCTCGAGGAGATCACCCGCCGCACGGGGCTGGCCGACTTCGGCACGCTGCCCTGGCTGGAGGGGGTCTGGATCGACGGCGAGGACGCCCTCGAGGTCGGCCGCTGGCGCCACGACGCCGCGTCGACGTCCCCGGACGACCTGAGCGTGGCCGCCGTCCGGCTGCCGCGCATCTCCAACGCCACCGACGTCGACGCCCTGGCGCAGGAGCCGGGCGTCGACGTGGTCGTCACCGTCGACCCTCGCGAGGTCGAGCGCGCCGACATCGTGGTGCTGCCGGGCTCCCGCTCCACGCTGGGCGACCTCGCCTGGCTGCGGTCCACCGGCATCGCCGACGTCATCGCGGCCCGCGTCGCAACCGGGCGGCCGGTGCTGGGTATCTGCGGGGGATTCCAGATGCTCGCCCGCACCATCGACGATCCCGTTGAGGGCGACGGCATCGCTGACGGCCTGGGAGCGCTGCCCGTCGACGTGGTCTTCCACGCTGACAAGGTGCTCGGTACCCCGCGTGGCGCCTGGCGAGGCATCCCGGTCGACGGGTACACCATCCACCACGGGCGGCCCGTGATCGACCCCGGCCACGAGGACTTCCTCGGCGGGGTGCACGAGGGTGTCGTCTGGGGAACCATGTGGCACGGCGCGTTCGAGTGCGACGACTTCCGCCGCGCCTGGCTGGTCGACGCCGCTCGCGAGGCGGGTCGGGACTGGGAGCCGAGTGGGAAGAGCGTCGGCTTCGCCGCGCTGCGCGAGAGGATGATCGACACAACCGCCGACGCCATCGAGCACCGCATCGACGTGGACGCACTCCTGGGGCTGGCGCGTTGA
- a CDS encoding cobalamin biosynthesis protein gives MLISRGLGIALGVLADRILGDPKRHHPVAWFGTWAAKVEERTYRDSTAAGAVHVAAVVAPVAAVAVVLERATRRHPVAHAASTALVTWAVIGATSLAREGEAMADSLDAGDLDGARARVNNLCSRDPSKLDEEGVARAACESMAENTADAAVASLLWGAVAGIPGMVVHRCLNTLDAMIGYRNDRYRHFGTVAARLDDAADLVPARVTGATACLLAPVVGGSTREAWRVMRRDAHRHPSPNGGWCESAWAGALGVQLGGVNVYFSREESRPLLGDGPRPRSAELRKASRLVTLVTGAVTAAVATSLIAIGKARR, from the coding sequence ATGCTGATCTCGCGGGGCCTGGGCATCGCACTCGGCGTGCTGGCGGACCGGATCCTCGGCGACCCGAAGCGGCATCACCCCGTCGCCTGGTTCGGCACCTGGGCGGCGAAGGTCGAGGAGCGCACCTACCGCGACTCGACGGCTGCGGGCGCGGTGCACGTCGCCGCCGTCGTCGCTCCGGTCGCCGCGGTGGCCGTCGTCCTGGAACGGGCCACCCGCCGGCACCCGGTCGCGCACGCGGCCTCGACCGCGCTGGTCACCTGGGCGGTGATCGGCGCCACCAGCCTGGCCCGCGAGGGCGAGGCGATGGCCGACAGCCTCGACGCGGGCGACCTCGACGGGGCCCGGGCGCGGGTGAACAACCTCTGCTCGCGCGACCCCTCCAAGCTCGACGAGGAGGGCGTCGCCCGCGCTGCCTGCGAGTCGATGGCGGAGAACACCGCCGACGCGGCCGTCGCCTCGCTGCTCTGGGGGGCCGTCGCCGGCATCCCGGGCATGGTCGTGCACCGCTGCCTCAACACCCTCGACGCGATGATCGGCTACCGCAACGACCGGTACCGGCACTTCGGCACCGTTGCGGCCCGCCTCGACGACGCCGCCGACCTCGTCCCCGCCCGCGTCACGGGAGCCACGGCCTGCCTGCTGGCGCCGGTTGTCGGCGGGTCGACGCGGGAGGCGTGGCGCGTCATGCGCCGCGACGCCCACCGGCACCCCTCGCCCAACGGCGGCTGGTGCGAGTCGGCGTGGGCCGGCGCGCTGGGCGTGCAGCTCGGCGGCGTCAACGTCTACTTCAGCCGCGAGGAGAGCCGCCCCCTGCTCGGCGACGGACCGCGCCCCCGGTCGGCCGAGCTGAGGAAGGCATCCCGGCTCGTCACCCTCGTCACGGGCGCCGTGACCGCCGCCGTCGCCACCTCACTCATCGCCATCGGAAAGGCCCGCAGATGA
- a CDS encoding histidine phosphatase family protein produces the protein MILHLVRHGQSTWNVEHRVQGQTMHPPLTELGREQADLARETLRSVPLMAVLTSDQTRAAQTADIVAQPHRLVPLPTPLLREQALGDLEGRHYDELEPQAIPEGTHISEVRWGHGESLADVAVRMRDLVTLLSAVYPPEAQLALVSHGDALRVLAAVLRGGSHRDVDFEAYPTWPNGHVETFKLS, from the coding sequence GTGATCCTGCACCTCGTGAGACACGGCCAGTCCACCTGGAACGTCGAACACCGCGTCCAGGGGCAGACCATGCACCCGCCGCTGACCGAACTTGGCCGTGAGCAGGCCGACCTGGCGCGGGAGACGCTGCGGAGCGTCCCGCTCATGGCCGTCCTGACCAGCGACCAGACCCGCGCCGCGCAGACCGCCGACATCGTCGCGCAGCCGCACCGCCTGGTCCCTCTGCCGACGCCGCTGCTGCGCGAGCAGGCCCTCGGCGACCTCGAGGGGCGCCACTACGACGAGCTCGAGCCCCAGGCCATCCCCGAGGGGACGCACATCTCCGAGGTGCGGTGGGGCCACGGGGAGTCGCTGGCCGACGTGGCCGTGCGGATGCGCGACCTGGTCACCCTGCTGAGCGCCGTCTATCCTCCCGAGGCACAGCTCGCGCTCGTCAGCCACGGCGACGCCCTGCGCGTCCTCGCGGCCGTGCTCCGCGGCGGATCCCACCGCGACGTCGACTTCGAGGCGTACCCGACGTGGCCGAACGGCCACGTCGAGACGTTCAAGCTCAGCTGA
- a CDS encoding thioredoxin family protein produces the protein MDTTGLIVVAVVLLVAAALGLWRRATDGRVRAVSGGPAGTEIPGDVAGDLPLVVQFSSEVCAPCRGVRRVVAEVVDARDDIRAVDLDVAEHPGLAERFNVMRTPTVLVLDADRTPRFRASGPLTRADLSDAVARVSLIPQEQK, from the coding sequence ATGGACACCACCGGACTGATCGTCGTCGCCGTCGTGCTGCTCGTCGCCGCGGCCCTCGGGCTGTGGCGTCGCGCGACCGACGGGCGCGTCCGCGCCGTCAGCGGTGGCCCCGCCGGCACGGAGATCCCCGGGGATGTCGCCGGCGACCTGCCGCTCGTCGTCCAGTTCTCCTCCGAGGTGTGCGCACCGTGTCGCGGAGTCCGGCGCGTCGTAGCCGAGGTGGTCGATGCCCGCGACGACATCCGCGCCGTCGACCTCGACGTGGCCGAGCATCCCGGCCTCGCCGAGCGGTTCAACGTGATGCGCACCCCGACGGTGCTCGTGCTCGACGCCGACCGCACCCCACGCTTCCGGGCCTCCGGCCCGCTGACCCGCGCCGACCTCTCCGATGCCGTCGCCCGGGTCTCACTCATCCCACAGGAGCAGAAGTGA
- a CDS encoding DUF4395 domain-containing protein, with amino-acid sequence MTDQPRLIDPRGPRFGAVITTVLLALAIALGPRWGALPLVITLAAFAMGAFGGLALQPWGIIFRAWVRPRLGAPAELEDERPPRFAQLVGFLFAVVALLGVLLHVAPLFYAAAGLALLAAALNAVFDFCLGCEIWTLWQRARHRVTTG; translated from the coding sequence GTGACCGACCAGCCCCGCCTCATCGACCCGCGCGGCCCCCGCTTCGGGGCCGTCATCACCACAGTCCTCCTGGCGCTGGCCATCGCGCTCGGCCCCCGCTGGGGAGCGCTGCCCTTGGTCATCACGCTCGCCGCCTTCGCGATGGGCGCCTTCGGCGGGCTCGCACTCCAACCCTGGGGCATCATCTTCCGCGCCTGGGTCCGGCCCCGGCTCGGCGCGCCGGCGGAACTGGAGGACGAGCGCCCGCCACGGTTCGCGCAGCTCGTGGGCTTCCTGTTCGCCGTCGTCGCACTGCTGGGCGTGCTGCTGCACGTCGCTCCGCTGTTCTACGCCGCGGCCGGCCTGGCGCTGCTGGCCGCTGCGCTGAACGCGGTCTTCGACTTCTGCCTCGGCTGCGAGATCTGGACGCTGTGGCAGCGGGCGCGCCACCGCGTGACGACCGGCTGA